Proteins encoded by one window of Cucurbita pepo subsp. pepo cultivar mu-cu-16 chromosome LG14, ASM280686v2, whole genome shotgun sequence:
- the LOC111810157 gene encoding probable magnesium transporter NIPA4 isoform X1, whose amino-acid sequence MATTQTPSWREGMSSDNIKGLVLALSSSFFIGASFIVKKKGLKKAGASGVRAGVGGYSYLYEPLWWVGMITMIVGEIANFAAYAFAPAILVTPLGALSIIISAVLAHIILRERLHIFGILGCILCVVGSTTIVLHAPQEREIESVTEVWQMAMEPAFLLYAALVMTAVFILIFHFIPQYGQTHIMVYIGVCSLVGSLSVMSVKAIGIALKLTLSGMNQLIYPQTWIFTLVVITCVLTQMNYLNKALDTFNTAVVSPIYYVMFTSFTILASVIMFKDWDRQSPTQVVTEMCGFVTILSGTFLLHKTKDMADGPSASLSIRLSKHAEEDGFSGGEGIPLRRQESSRLP is encoded by the exons ATGGCAACCACTCAAACTCCGAGCTGGCGGGAGGGCATGTCCTCTGATAATATTAAGGGCTTGGTTCTTGCTCTTTCCTCTAGTTTTTTTATTGGTGCTAGCTTCATTGTTAAGAAAAAGGGTTTGAAGAAAGCCGGCGCTTCTGGAGTCAGAGCAG GAGTTGGAGGTTATTCTTACTTGTACGAACCTCTTTGGTGGGTGGGCATGATTACAA TGATTGTTGGAGAAATTGCTAATTTTGCGGCTTATGCATTTGCTCCAGCGATACTGGTTACCCCACTTGGTGCTCTTAGCATAATTATCAG TGCAGTGCTGGCGCATATTATATTACGGGAGAGGTTGCATATTTTTGGAATTCTTGGCTGTATTCTTTGTGTAGTGGGTTCCACAACCATTGTGCTCCATGCTCCTCAAGAACGTGAAATTGAATCTGTAACTGAAGTGTGGCAAATGGCCATGGAACCAG CCTTTCTATTATATGCAGCTTTGGTCATGACAGCTGTGTTTATACTTATATTCCACTTTATACCACAATATGGCCAGACTCACATTATGGTTTACATTGGTGTTTGTTCCCTTGTAGGATCTTTGTCG GTCATGAGTGTGAAAGCAATAGGAATTGCCTTGAAGCTAACATTATCAGGAATGAACCAGCTAATATATCCTCAAACCTGGATATTTACTTTAGTTGTGATCACTTGTGTGCTTACgcaaatgaattatttaaacaag GCACTCGACACTTTTAATACAGCTGTTGTGTCACCGATATACTACGTTATGTTCACATCATTTACCATCTTGGCCAGTGTGATAATGTTTAAG GACTGGGACAGGCAGAGCCCAACGCAGGTTGTGACGGAGATGTGTGGATTTGTAACCATTCTTTCAGgaacttttcttcttcataaaACAAAGGACATGGCTGATG GTCCATCGGCGAGCTTATCGATACGTCTCTCTAAGCATGCCGAAGAGGATGGGTTTAGTGGTGGAGAAGGCATTCCTCTCAGACGACAAGAATCCTCGAGGTTGCCTTGA
- the LOC111810157 gene encoding probable magnesium transporter NIPA3 isoform X2, which produces MATTQTPSWREGMSSDNIKGLVLALSSSFFIGASFIVKKKGLKKAGASGVRAGVGGYSYLYEPLWWVGMITMIVGEIANFAAYAFAPAILVTPLGALSIIISAVLAHIILRERLHIFGILGCILCVVGSTTIVLHAPQEREIESVTEVWQMAMEPAFLLYAALVMTAVFILIFHFIPQYGQTHIMVYIGVCSLVGSLSVMSVKAIGIALKLTLSGMNQLIYPQTWIFTLVVITCVLTQMNYLNKALDTFNTAVVSPIYYVMFTSFTILASVIMFKFIDGSRSHSTLLRSS; this is translated from the exons ATGGCAACCACTCAAACTCCGAGCTGGCGGGAGGGCATGTCCTCTGATAATATTAAGGGCTTGGTTCTTGCTCTTTCCTCTAGTTTTTTTATTGGTGCTAGCTTCATTGTTAAGAAAAAGGGTTTGAAGAAAGCCGGCGCTTCTGGAGTCAGAGCAG GAGTTGGAGGTTATTCTTACTTGTACGAACCTCTTTGGTGGGTGGGCATGATTACAA TGATTGTTGGAGAAATTGCTAATTTTGCGGCTTATGCATTTGCTCCAGCGATACTGGTTACCCCACTTGGTGCTCTTAGCATAATTATCAG TGCAGTGCTGGCGCATATTATATTACGGGAGAGGTTGCATATTTTTGGAATTCTTGGCTGTATTCTTTGTGTAGTGGGTTCCACAACCATTGTGCTCCATGCTCCTCAAGAACGTGAAATTGAATCTGTAACTGAAGTGTGGCAAATGGCCATGGAACCAG CCTTTCTATTATATGCAGCTTTGGTCATGACAGCTGTGTTTATACTTATATTCCACTTTATACCACAATATGGCCAGACTCACATTATGGTTTACATTGGTGTTTGTTCCCTTGTAGGATCTTTGTCG GTCATGAGTGTGAAAGCAATAGGAATTGCCTTGAAGCTAACATTATCAGGAATGAACCAGCTAATATATCCTCAAACCTGGATATTTACTTTAGTTGTGATCACTTGTGTGCTTACgcaaatgaattatttaaacaag GCACTCGACACTTTTAATACAGCTGTTGTGTCACCGATATACTACGTTATGTTCACATCATTTACCATCTTGGCCAGTGTGATAATGTTTAAG TTTATAGATGGATCTAGAAGCCACAGTACATTGTTACGTTCTAGCTAG